One Halopelagius inordinatus genomic region harbors:
- a CDS encoding AIM24 family protein — protein MNLDDFVDSHAPTENGQAFELENSKLLDISLDGSVMAKAGSMTGYTGDISFERKSSGGLTGMLKKKATGEGAVMMEATGTGHLYLADQGKEVQILELDADDEISVNGNDVLAFENGIDWDIKMLSSIAGASTGGLFNVFLRGPGRVAVTTHGKPLVVPTPVSTDPNATVAWSSNVSPSSKRDINLKSVLGRSSGETYQLHFAEEGGFVVIQPYEERQPGQ, from the coding sequence ATGAACTTAGACGACTTCGTCGATTCGCACGCACCGACAGAGAACGGACAGGCCTTCGAACTGGAGAACTCCAAACTGCTGGATATCTCCCTCGACGGCAGCGTCATGGCCAAAGCGGGGTCCATGACGGGATACACCGGCGACATCTCGTTCGAGCGCAAATCCTCCGGCGGATTGACGGGGATGTTGAAGAAGAAAGCCACCGGCGAGGGCGCCGTGATGATGGAAGCGACGGGGACGGGCCACCTCTACCTCGCGGACCAAGGAAAGGAAGTCCAGATACTGGAACTCGACGCGGACGACGAGATAAGCGTCAACGGCAACGACGTGTTGGCTTTCGAAAACGGCATCGACTGGGACATCAAGATGCTGAGCAGTATCGCCGGTGCCTCCACCGGCGGACTGTTCAACGTTTTCCTCCGCGGACCGGGACGCGTCGCCGTCACCACCCACGGAAAACCGCTCGTCGTCCCGACACCCGTCAGCACCGACCCGAACGCGACAGTCGCGTGGAGCAGCAACGTCTCACCCTCCTCGAAGCGCGACATCAACCTCAAGAGCGTCCTCGGCCGGTCCTCCGGCGAGACGTACCAACTTCACTTCGCGGAGGAGGGCGGATTCGTCGTCATCCAACCGTACGAGGAACGACAACCCGGACAGTGA